In Thauera sedimentorum, a single genomic region encodes these proteins:
- a CDS encoding 3-hydroxyacyl-CoA dehydrogenase: protein MKIDNSVFLITGGASGLGAATARMVVAGGGKAVLADLNEAAGHALADELGAAVRFVRTDVTDEASTRAAVDAAVSAFGSLNALVCCAGVAPGEKVVGKDGPHGLESFTRGVMINLVGTFNPIRLAADVMSRQAPNEEGERGVIVTTASVAAFDGQIGQAAYSASKAGVVGMTLPIARELARYGIRVMTLAPGIFETPMLRGLPQEVQDSLGKMVPFPSRLGRASEYAQLVKSICENPMLNGEVIRIDGALRMAAK from the coding sequence ATGAAGATCGACAACTCGGTATTCCTGATCACCGGCGGCGCCTCCGGCCTGGGCGCGGCCACCGCGCGCATGGTGGTGGCGGGCGGCGGCAAGGCGGTGCTGGCCGACCTCAACGAAGCGGCCGGCCACGCGCTGGCCGACGAGCTGGGCGCGGCGGTGCGCTTCGTGCGCACCGACGTCACCGACGAGGCCTCCACCCGTGCCGCGGTAGACGCTGCGGTGAGCGCCTTCGGCAGCCTCAACGCCCTGGTGTGCTGCGCCGGCGTGGCGCCGGGCGAGAAGGTGGTCGGCAAGGACGGCCCGCACGGGCTGGAGAGCTTCACCCGCGGGGTGATGATCAACCTGGTCGGCACCTTCAACCCGATCCGCCTGGCCGCAGACGTAATGAGCCGGCAGGCGCCCAACGAGGAAGGCGAGCGCGGGGTGATCGTCACCACCGCCTCGGTGGCTGCCTTCGACGGCCAGATCGGCCAGGCGGCCTATTCCGCCTCCAAGGCCGGCGTGGTCGGCATGACCCTGCCGATCGCCCGCGAGCTGGCGCGCTACGGCATCCGCGTGATGACGCTGGCCCCGGGGATCTTCGAGACCCCGATGCTGCGCGGGCTGCCGCAGGAGGTGCAGGATTCGCTCGGCAAGATGGTGCCCTTCCCCTCGCGCCTGGGGCGGGCCAGCGAATACGCGCAACTGGTCAAATCG
- a CDS encoding thiolase family protein, whose product MTNHNPNEAVILGAVRTAFGRRGGALRETRPDELLAAALRGVLARSGVPGEKIGDVLAGCVSQAGEQGANIARQAALLAGLPAEVPGVTMNRMCGSSQFAVHAAAQAVAAGDLDFAIGCGVESMSRVPMFLDLTLGKGEFRGFDGLHPDILARYAIPHQVESAELIAERWQLSRTELDDYAIESHRRANEARVAGWHDEILPQQGVDKEGAALTLAHDEGIRAQIDEARMRGMPPVFRSPETGVVTAANASQMTDGAAAVVVGSRRAAAELGLAPRARFLARVAVGSDPVMQLTGVIPAAHRALEMARLTVGDLDWIEVNEAFASVALCFAREFRPDMARLNPWGGAIAHGHPLGATGAGLMAKMLTGLERSGGQFGLQVMCIGHGMATATVIERL is encoded by the coding sequence ATGACAAACCATAATCCCAACGAAGCGGTCATCCTCGGCGCGGTGCGCACCGCCTTCGGCCGCCGCGGCGGCGCGCTGCGCGAGACCCGCCCGGACGAACTGCTGGCCGCCGCGCTGCGCGGCGTGCTGGCGCGCAGCGGCGTGCCCGGCGAGAAGATCGGCGACGTGCTCGCCGGCTGCGTCAGCCAGGCCGGCGAGCAGGGCGCCAACATCGCCCGCCAGGCGGCGCTGCTGGCCGGCCTGCCGGCCGAGGTGCCGGGCGTCACCATGAACCGAATGTGCGGCTCCAGCCAGTTTGCGGTGCATGCCGCGGCGCAGGCGGTGGCCGCCGGCGACCTGGACTTCGCCATCGGCTGCGGCGTGGAGAGCATGAGCCGGGTGCCGATGTTCCTCGACCTGACCCTGGGCAAGGGGGAGTTCCGCGGCTTCGACGGCCTGCACCCGGACATCCTCGCGCGCTACGCCATCCCGCACCAGGTGGAGAGCGCCGAGCTGATCGCCGAGCGCTGGCAGCTGTCGCGCACCGAGCTGGACGACTACGCCATCGAAAGCCACCGCCGCGCCAACGAGGCGCGCGTGGCCGGCTGGCACGACGAGATCCTGCCGCAGCAGGGCGTGGACAAGGAGGGCGCCGCGCTCACCCTGGCCCACGACGAAGGCATCCGCGCGCAGATCGACGAGGCGCGCATGCGCGGCATGCCGCCGGTGTTCCGCTCGCCGGAAACCGGGGTGGTCACCGCCGCCAACGCCAGCCAGATGACCGACGGTGCCGCCGCGGTGGTGGTCGGCAGCCGACGCGCCGCCGCGGAGCTGGGGCTGGCGCCGCGCGCGCGCTTCCTTGCCCGCGTGGCGGTGGGTTCCGACCCGGTGATGCAGCTCACCGGGGTGATCCCGGCCGCGCACCGCGCGCTGGAAATGGCCCGCCTGACGGTGGGCGACCTCGACTGGATCGAGGTCAACGAAGCCTTCGCCAGCGTGGCGCTGTGCTTCGCCCGCGAATTCCGCCCGGACATGGCGCGCCTCAACCCCTGGGGCGGGGCGATTGCCCACGGCCACCCGCTGGGCGCCACCGGTGCCGGGTTGATGGCCAAGATGCTCACCGGCCTGGAGCGCAGCGGCGGGCAGTTCGGCCTGCAGGTGATGTGCATCGGCCACGGCATGGCCACCGCCACCGTCATCGAACGACTCTGA